ATCAACTTGCTTGACCCCATTTGTGAGTAAGCCCTTGAAGAGCCCCGGAAAAGCCAGAATATTATTGACCTGGTTTGGATACTGGCTAGAACCCGTTGCAATGACTGTGGCCCCAGCCTTCTCAGCTACTGCTGGATTGATTTCTGGCACTGGATTAGCGAGTGCAAAGACGATTGGATCATGATTCATCAAGTGGACGGCCCCTGCTGATAAGACGTTGGCGTCTGACAAGCCAATGAAGACGTCCTGGTCGGCCATGACCTTCGCCAGTGGTTGCCCCTTTAGTTGTGCAGGTGTTCCCAACTGTTTGGCAAGATTCCGTTGATACTGGTTGTACCGCTGATCATCCGCTGTAACGACCCCGTAAACATCGACCAAGGTCAGTTGTTTGACACCGACCGCTGCTAATAACCGAGCTGTAGCTAACCCGGATGCGCCGACGCCGTTGACAACGATGCGCATCTGCCGTAAGGACTTACCGACTACGTGAGCGGCATTGATCAGTCCCGCCAACACGACAATTGCGGTGCCTTCCTGATCGTCATGATAAACCGGAATATCAAGCTCATCTTTCAAGGCCGCTTCTAGTTCAAAACACTTAGGCGCCGTAATATCTTCCAGATGAATGCCCGCAAATGAGAGCGACATGTTTTTGATTGTCGCCACCATTGCTGGCACGCTGACCTGATTTAACGCCAGCGGAATCGCATTAATCCCTGCGAGGTTCTTGTATAGGAGTGCCTTACCTTCTACGACCGGCAAACCACCCGCGGGACCAATATTGCCGAGGCCCAGTACTGCTGACCCATCCGTGATCAACGCTACTAATTTACCACTCATCGTGTATTTTGCCTTTAATTCCGGATGCGCCGCAATCAGCTTGGAAATCACCGCAACACCAGGTGTATATGCTTTACCTAAATCAGCCTTATCGGTCACTGCAAGGTCTGAATGAATGTCCAAAACCCCCGTATGGGCGGCGTGCAACTTTAAAATCTCATCTTGTTCTACCATCAATATCTGCCTTCTCTTCTCAAAATAATACCGTTCACTTTGTTATCCCCAGTGTACGACCATTTTTTAAAAATATCAAATTTAGATTGGATTTTTATAATTTTTAAAAAGTCAGCTTTTCTGGTATAATAAACTTAAAATATTATAAACGAGTTTTAAAATTTTAAATCTTAGGTTGATAAAGAGGTCATCGATATGGACGATATGAATCATCGCCGCCTGTTGATTGGAATTGCACATGATTATTACTTATCCAAAATCAACATCGCTGAAATTTCAAAGAAATACCAAGTCAGTCGTTATCTAATTTCAAAATACTTAGACGAAGCCATGGCAACCGGCCTAGTCAAAATTAACATTAACACCCCCATCGAACGAAATAGTGAGCTGGAGGCTAAATTTAAACATCGTTTTCCAATTGAACATATTTATATTATCAAAGACGCGGATACCACGAGTGACGATGAACGCCACGTAATCGAGTTTGCCGCCGAAACAATCCAGCGCCAGATCATTCAAAGTAATGTAATTGGGGTGGCATGGGGTGGCACTGTCCTTAGCGTCATCGATAATTTTCAAACGAGCACTCGTGATGACTTACTGTTCACCCAGTTTATGGGTGATAACCTGAAAACGAACGCAGCGAACGGCTCAACACCGTTGGTTCAAAAAGCCGCCGCTAAGTTCGGCGCACAGTACGTCACCATCCCGGCACCACTCTACTTGTTTAATGATCAAGCACACCAAGCATTGGCTCAAGAACCAGCCATTACACCGGCCATCAGTAACTTTGACCGAATGGACATGCTATTTGCCGGAATTGGCACCTTAGCATCCATTGACTCGATTCCCGTCTGGCATCAACATCGCCAAGCCATTCTGGGTGGCGCTGATCCGCAGGCGGTGGTCGGCCTGTTATACGGTCGGCCATACGACATCAATGGTCACATTCTGAACGCCGACCACGACAAACTCTTTGGCGCTAAAATGCCCGCCATTCTCAAAGTGCCGCGTCGTTTCGGCATCATCAAAAGTAAGTTCAAGAGCGAAGCCTTACTTGGCGCCCTCCGCGGACAATTACTCACTGACATCATCATTGATGAAGCCGTCGCGAATCGGGTTCTCCAAGAAGATCAAGCCACACCACTATCCAAATAATCCGCTTCTTCGAAAACAGGTACCAACGCTGACCGTTGCCGGCAGCTTGGTACCTGTTTTTATGCTTAAAATCAGACTACCAAATACCAATCACTTTCATCCAGAGAGCGCCAATGCCACCCCAAACGACTAGGTAGAAGAGACCTAAAATAAAGTTTAATTGCCACCATTTTCCCTGAGTAACATACCCAGAACCGAAGAGAACACTCGCCGGGCCGTTCGCATAATGCGTCGTCGAAGCGAAGATCGAACCAGTAAAGCCAAGTATCAGTGCAGCAAAGGTTGCTGGCGCTCCCGCGGAAACCGCGACCCCAAGTAAGGCACCGTACATTGCGGAAACGTGGGCAGTCCCACTAGCAAACAAGTAGTGACTGTAGAAGTAGAACAAGACGAGTGCCGCTAAAACAATGCCCCAACTGAAGCCTTTCAAGGCACCACCAATCGCGCCAGACAACCATGGAATAAAGCCGAGTTTGTTCAACTCATTAGCCATGAAGATCAAAATTGAGAACCACACCAAGGTATTCCAAGCACCAGTTTCGTGTAGCACGTCATCTACCGATAGAACTCCAGCAACGAGTAGCAAGGAGACGGCCATAAAGGCAACTAATGAAGCTTCGAGACCGATAAAGCTGGATAACATCCATAAGACTAAGGCTAGCAAGAAGACGCCGCCCATGATTTTTTCTGGAAGACTCATCTTACCCATCTTTGCCAGCTCATCATCCGCCCATTGCTTGGCATTGGGCGTATCTTTAATTTCTGGTGGATACATTTTATAAATTAAATATGGCACAACCAATAAACAAATAAGTCCTGGGACAATCCCGGCTAAGAACCATTGCATCCACGATAACGTGATGTGTAAACTCTTGGCTAACGTGACAGCAACTAAGTTAGGCGCCATCGCCGTCATGAACATCGTACTGGTGATTAAATCACCGTGAAATTCTGCGAACACTAAGAATGAACCGATTTTACTTTGTGTGCCATCCTTGGGATCAGAACCAAACGTTTCAGCTAACGACTGAATGATTGGATAAACAATCCCACCAGCACGGGCCGTATTACTTGGCGTTGCGGGTGCTGTTACTAAATCGACGCCAATCAGTGCGTATGCCAAACCCAACGTTCGTTTCCCAAACAGCCGCACAAACACCAACGCGACACGTCGACCTAAACCAGTATTGATGAAACCACGTGACATAAAATACGCCATCGCAATCATCCATACCGTACTGCTCCCAAATCCGGCAACCGCTGTATCCATAGGCACGATGCCCAATAACACGGTTAGTGTCAACCCAATGATTGCGACCCCGGCGATTGGTAACGGCCGCGTAATACAACCAATAATGGTTGCCACAAAAATTGCCAGAATATGCCATGCGTTCATCGAAACACTGGCTGGTTTGATAGGACTACTTAACCAAATGATCAGGCCCACCAATAACGGTGCAATAAAATCACGATACTTGACCTTATTTAGTGTCATCTCAATTCCTCCTCATACTTACTCATCATTTTTATGATGCCACATTCATCATGGTCAGCATCTTGGCTGCGAAATGTTGCATCCGGGCACGCTCATCATCTGATAGCTCAGCTTCGATCACTTTTTGGAGCCCGTTGCGGTTAATAATGGCGGGTGACCCCAAGTACAAATCGTTAATGCCATATTGACCAGACAAAGCGGCGGAGACAATCAACTCAGCATTTTCATCGTTCAAAATTGCTCGGCAGATTTGCATCAAACTAACGGCGACCCCATAGAACGTGGCCCCCTTCTGACTAATGATTTGACCACCTTTACCACGAACAGCTTGCTCGATTTCAGCTTTGAACTGATCATCGACCGTTGTGACCGTCTTTAAGGGCTGAGCATTGATCATAATTTCATCAAAATTAACGATGGAACTATCACCATGTTCTCCAAGTACCGCAGCATCAATTGCAGTGGTGGCAACATTCAACTTCTGAGCCAAGGCGACCCGTAACCGCGCCGTATCCAAGGAAGTCCCGGTACCAATGACCCGATGCCGTGGAAAACCGGATAAACGTTGCGTCATCGAAGTCAAAATATCGACGGGATTACTTGAGATAACGAAGCAACCATTAAAACCACTCGCAACCACTGGTTTGACGATGGATTCCAGAATCTTCGTATTGCGGTTAATCAAATCTAAACGACTCTCACCAGGCTTACGAGGCACACCAGCCGTAATGACAACGATGTCAGCATCATGCGCATCCGCATATTCACCGGTATGAATGTTGGTCGCATTCGTAAAGGCGGCAACATCTTCCAAATCCTTAACGTCCCCCTCTGCGTGCGTTTTAACCAAGTCAACGATAACGAGTTCATCTAGGGCGCAATTTTGGACCAATGAAAAGGCAAATGATGAACCCACCGAGCCATCACCAACAATTACGACTTTGCGTTGCTTCTTATCCATGTCAATATCCTTCTTTCATCAAAAATGTGTGCTGCACATGTGGTTCCAACTACTTAGTTACTTAACTCACAAGTATTATAACGCAAATGCTTTCATTTTTGCTAATTTTTTAAAAATAAATTATTTTTTTGAAAAATTTAAATATAATTATTACTTAAAACGCCTGTGTAGCAGCATTTAAAATTATTTTGATTGTGAACTTTTTCTAAAGTGTCAGCTTGTGAAATCATTTTCGTAAGCGGTTACAATTCTGCGTTTAAATTGCCTGATTGGCGTCAATTCGAAACATCTGCGCAAGTTACAAAACTTTTTACCCGCCAACCGATCTTGAAACAGTTAAAACCTGATTAGCGTGGTATATTAGAAGTACGACTCAAACTAGAGAGGACTAATACATTGGATAATGAAACTTTAAAAGACTATCTCGCAAACAACTCCCAAGTTATTACCATTTTTATGGAGAAAGCAACCGATTTTCTGAATCGAAAAAATGAGGACCGGGCGCCAGCACGCCGCTATAACGATGCTGAAATCGCCCGGCAAGCGGATAAGATGCTCGATGATGTGATTGCCAATATTCATGATAAAATCGTCCCCCATACCCGCGAACAAACACCGGCTGCCTGGGAACAATTTCTGAGTGAAAACGACGTACTTGATGATCTGGAACTATCAATGACGGAATTGTCATTCGAATCGGAAGACTAAACTAGCAGTTCAAAATAAAGAAAGGACCGTGGAAGATTTAACTTCCACGGTCCTTTTTAGAACAAACTTATATCACATGACATCAACACAACCGAATTATAGGCCCAAGTACTACGACCGAGTCAGCCCAGCATAAATCTTATCAAGATTCCACTTCAACATTGAGTAGTACGTATCACCCGGCTTGCCTTTAGCTGCCAGCGAATCGGTAAAAATCGTACTAGCAACGGGGATTCCCGTCTCCTGTGAAAGCTTATTCATCGATTTCGGTGATACGGATGATTCGACAAACAAACTTCGAACCTGGGTTCCTTCAATTTTCTTCAACGCCGTCCGCATCTGAGCTGGCGTGCCTTGCGATTCCGTATTCACTTCCCAAATATAAGCAGCGGGCACATGGTAGGCCGCCGAGAAATACTTAAAGGCGCCTTCGGATGTCACTAATAATCGTTGACTCGTCGGGATCTGCTTGAATTTGGTTTGAGCGCTCTCATGCAGTTTTGTTAGTTTTGCCACGTAGCGATCCGTATTCTTTTGATAAACAGCGGCGTGCTTAGGATCCTTGGCCTGCAACGTCCGGTTGATGTTCTTGACATATTGAATCCCGTTGGCGAGATCTAACCAAGCATGGGGGTCCGGCTCATTAACGTTCGTCGTTAAATATTTGACCTTAATTCCCTTACTGGCCGCAAAAACATCGTGGTCAAAGTCCTTTTTGGAAGCCGTCACTAACTTTTTAAACCAGCCATTACCGCCAGTTTCAAGGTTTAAGCCATTATAAAAAATCACGTCAGCTTCGGCAGTTGCCGCAATATCAGTGGGCCGTGGTTCATACTCATGCGGGTCAGTGCCGCGCTTCACAATACTGTAATTTTGGACGTACTGCCCACCCACATTTTTCACCATATCATCTAGAATCGAGTTCGTACTTACGACCCGGATTTTGGCACTAGTGGTCGTCGCTTTGGCACTTTGCTGGCGTTGATTCAGAAATACTGCCATCCCGGTAACCATCGCGATGACTCCAATCAGTGCAATTAATTTCGTTTTCATGCTGTCACCCGTCGCGCTGCTGCTTGCCCTTTCCAAAGCGTCGGCAACAAGGCCTGCTTAGGTGAGATGATGAAAGAAATACCGAAGAAAATAGCCGCTACTAGCACGATGGCCGGACCAGAAGCCCAGTTCAACGTGTAGCTGAGATATAAGCCCACCACTGAGGACAAGACCCCAATTAAGGCTGACAGTCCAAGCATGACTGCCAGTCGTTCTGTCCATAGAAAGGCCGTCGCAGCCGGTGTAATCAACATCGCGACCACTAAAATGATCCCGACGGTTTGTAGCGCTGAAACGGTCACTAGCGTTAAGACCAGCATTAACGCGTAATGTAACAGTTGGACCTTGAGACCATAAGTCTTCGCAAAGGTCGGATCAAATGACGTAATCAGTAATTCCTTGTAGAAGAAGACCACGAATAAAATCACTAGTCCTAACACGACCGTCGTCGTCATCATATCAGTATCACTCACAGCAAGGATGTTACCGAATAAGATGTGGTGCAAGTTCGTCGAACTTTCAGCTAATGAAATTAGGATAAAACCGAGTGCGTAAAACGCACTGAAGACAATCCCAATTGAGGTGTCAGTCTTAATCTTACTACGGCTCGCAACGAATCCAATCAAGCTAGCGGCTAGAATTCCAAAAACCGAAGCACCAATTAGGACGTTGATACCGAGCATATAAGCTACCGCAACACCAGGTAAAACGGCATGCGAGATGGCATCGCCCATCATCGACATGCCTCGTAAAATAATAAAGCTACCAATAATTCCTGACATGACCCCGACCATAATAGCCGTAATTAGCGCACTTTGTAAGAAATCATACTTCCCCAAAGCAGCCATAAAGGTCGTAATTGATTGCATCATCGCGTTTCCTCCTTCGTAAACAGGACGGCCGAAAGATCAGCACTAAACGTCCGTTCAATGTTTGCGGGTGTGTAGACCGCGTCCACGGGACCATAATCAACGATACCGTGATTTAAAATCACGAGATCATCAAAGTAACGTGAAACTTTGTTCAAATCATGATGCACGACAATAATCATTTTGCCGGCATCACGCCACTGATGCAAGATCGTCATGATAGCCGTCTCACTCTGTAAATCAATGCCGACGAAAGGTTCATCAAGAATAATGATATCGGCTTCTTGGACTAAGGCTCGAGCCACAAAGACCCGTTGTAATTGTCCTCCAGAGAGCTGACTAATTTGGCGCTGTGCTAAATCGGCTAACTCAAGTTGCTCAAGTGCATCTTGGCAACGCTGACGATCCGCCTTGCTTGGTTCGCGGAAAAGTCCGAGTTTGCCATAGGTCCCAGTCAAAACGACGTCAAAAACATTGATTGGAAAGGTTAAGTCGAGATCTTTACGTTGCTCGACATATGCAATCTGTTTTTGAAATTGTTTTAGCGCACGACCTTCATATTCGACGGTTCCCGTTTGGGATTTGATCAGACCAAGCATTGCCTTGATCATCGTTGATTTTCCCGCACCGTTGGGACCAATGATTCCAGTAATTTTGCCGGCGTTAAAGTTAACGGCAACATCAGTAAAGACTGGTGTGTCACTGTATGCCACGGTGAGGTTTTGTACTTTTAACATCACATTTCCTCCGTTCATCGCGGTAGTCGGTTTTCTACATCGTCATAAGCATAACTGATAATTAACGCTAATGCAAATAATTGTTAGGTGCAGTTAACTTTTTTATAATTGGTATTAAATTTTCGTTCATTCTAATACTATTTCTGCTTAACCAAGGCGTTACAACCAACATACTAAAAGCTTAATCCAGAACCTACTGAAACGACTTTCGATGCCATCACCACTAAAAAGCACTGACCACTCATCAACTAAGCATTGCAATCGTCATTTAATTTCCATTAATATTTGGTATTAAAAAAGTGTCGTCACTTACAATCACGACACTCATTATTAAGCTAATATATCTGTCTGCAATCCAATAAAAATCGTCAAAATCAACAAATCGGCCGAGCCACCTAAACTATAGTTATGGTCGACAAAAATCTGATTCAATTCGCGTAAAAACGCCATTCCAGCTTCACTGCGGCTTCCCCCTAAATCGAAGTAGCGGTGTGCTTGGTCGTGGACCCAGTCAATGACGTGTGGGTCGTGTGCCCGTTTTACCAGATTGGTATCGACCGTCGCCTGGACAATCGCCATCAGTGTGTCTAATAACCGCTGATTAATCGTGCCACGACTACGTCTCAATGCGGGTAGTGCCACTTGCATCACGGTCGGATAACCCGCCTCGGCTTCACCACGAATTCCCTTGATGCCATATGTTAAGTATTGACGTTCTCCAGCAGTTAAGGTCGTTGGATCCTTCGTGTTTAATTCATTAAAATCATTTGCCGTTAACCCCGCCAGCATCGTGCGCACAATCGTTGCTAAGTCGACGTCGGGGTGCTGCAACTGATACGCCGCCGCTGTCACTAGCACGCCCAGTGAGAACACCGCCCCTTTATGGGTATTCACGCCCTTGGTCGCCGCAAACATGGTTTGTTCCGCTTGAACACCACTGCCCCGAATTTGCTTGAACAAACCCGTCAAATCGACAGCCGTATACGCGACGCCCGCCGCTGCACAAGCATTAAAGTAGGGGGCTAGACTCAAAGCACTATCAATAAACATAAAAGCGTTCATGTCTGGATGGGGACCCGCCGACAACGGGTCGACCAGCCCGGGCTTAGGGTTGACCGTCACTTCGTATAAAAGCGCTCGTAGCGCATGATTGACAATTATCTTCGTATCCACTATTTCTCCACCATTTCATCCTTAGTCTAACAACGATGATGTGCCTGGGTCACTTTCAGTCTTGATTAAGCGTGACCACAACCAACATTCAGTTACCATTACTTATATTTCCATCATAACTGATACTAGTCAATTTTTGTCATTTTTCTTTGTATTCTTTTGTCGACTGCTGTTCAAGCATCTTCTGAACGTGTAAGCTAGAGCTAATCAAAGTTATTCCTAAGGAGGACCCTGTCATGATACCTAGTCAGCATTTTCAATCCACTCCAACCGTCCAATTTGACTTATTAACATACATGATTGGTAGTTACCACTACAACTGGCATCCGCAAATCGAACTCTTATGGTTATTGCAAGGTACCGTCGAAGTGAATGTTGACGGGACTCGCCATCAATTACACGCAAATGACCTCATCTTGATCAATGCCAATCGCGGCCATGCCACCTTTGCCTTGACCCCAGAATGTATCGCGCTCCGTTTACATATTCTGCCCGACTTCTACACTAATCAGGGCATCGACCTCAGTTCAGGTGCTTTTCTACTCAACAGCGTGACGACGCCCCAACACCGTGACTACCAAACGATTCGCCAAATCCTGGCACAACTCTATCTAGGATTACATCAGCAGGACTGGCCAATTTTTGACTTGAACGCCCTGTACTTTCAATTGACGAACCTGCTACATCACGATTTCTTTGATACTGGAATCACGATGACTTACCCCCAACCCAAGACGCAGAGTTCACTAAACCGGGTCATTGATTACATTAACCAGGCTTACGATCGACCAATTACCTTAAACGAAGCGGCAAAAATCAGTCACTATTCACCAGCCTATCTCTCACGCATCTTCAAAGCGGAACTCGGCCTGAATTTTTACGAATATCTAACCCGCTGCCGACTACAACACGCCATCTACGATCTGGAAAACCCAACCACAAGGGTCGCCGATCTAGCTTTAGCCAATGGGTTTCAGGAGGTCAAGTCCTTTAATCTAATGTTTAAGAAGCATTTTGGTCAGACACCTTCCAGTTACCGTCAACACTTGTCACACGGGCAGCGTCCTGAATATGACCAGTTCAAGCAACCGCTCACTCCCACACAAACTACCATTGTCCAAAAGCAACTCAAGCACTGGGCCCAACTCACAAGTACTGATCAACTCAGTGCTTGTGAAAGTTGCATGTATAAACTACATTTTCAAGAATATCAGGCGCTCAAACAAAAAATCGCGCAATTAAAAACACTGCTCAATCAATAATTAACGGCATAACAATTTTTGTGATTACGAACAACTGAACTTACCGATATTTTGATCAAATATTGGGTCATACCAAGGTACGATGGCATCACTCGTCAGAAGGCCTTGGTATTTTTTTGTCATTTTTAACCGGCTACCTGTCCGCTTACCATCACTTTCACAATCTGATACCTGGCATAACTTGGCGAGTAGCGGTTAGTTTTGTATCACACAGTTACTTACAATGTAGCTGTAAATTGATAGGAGGAAACCAGCTATGGATACAATGACATACGACTATACCGAACCAACGTTATCAACTAAGGGCCAACGGATGCGCGACATTTTGGCCGATTATATTGCACTCATCAGTCATCGACTACCAGATGATGTGACTGCCAAACTCGAAGAACTCAGTAAGATCGAAGTCGATCCACTCCAAAAGCTCGTCTACGACACGATGATGGAAAACCAATTACTTGCCAATAAA
This Lactiplantibacillus plantarum DNA region includes the following protein-coding sequences:
- a CDS encoding NAD(P)-dependent malic enzyme, with translation MVEQDEILKLHAAHTGVLDIHSDLAVTDKADLGKAYTPGVAVISKLIAAHPELKAKYTMSGKLVALITDGSAVLGLGNIGPAGGLPVVEGKALLYKNLAGINAIPLALNQVSVPAMVATIKNMSLSFAGIHLEDITAPKCFELEAALKDELDIPVYHDDQEGTAIVVLAGLINAAHVVGKSLRQMRIVVNGVGASGLATARLLAAVGVKQLTLVDVYGVVTADDQRYNQYQRNLAKQLGTPAQLKGQPLAKVMADQDVFIGLSDANVLSAGAVHLMNHDPIVFALANPVPEINPAVAEKAGATVIATGSSQYPNQVNNILAFPGLFKGLLTNGVKQVDNALQIQVAQALAKTVSNPTATTIVPSVFDSQVVPNVTAAVAAYAQAQH
- a CDS encoding sugar-binding transcriptional regulator, which produces MDDMNHRRLLIGIAHDYYLSKINIAEISKKYQVSRYLISKYLDEAMATGLVKININTPIERNSELEAKFKHRFPIEHIYIIKDADTTSDDERHVIEFAAETIQRQIIQSNVIGVAWGGTVLSVIDNFQTSTRDDLLFTQFMGDNLKTNAANGSTPLVQKAAAKFGAQYVTIPAPLYLFNDQAHQALAQEPAITPAISNFDRMDMLFAGIGTLASIDSIPVWHQHRQAILGGADPQAVVGLLYGRPYDINGHILNADHDKLFGAKMPAILKVPRRFGIIKSKFKSEALLGALRGQLLTDIIIDEAVANRVLQEDQATPLSK
- a CDS encoding anion permease, which gives rise to MTLNKVKYRDFIAPLLVGLIIWLSSPIKPASVSMNAWHILAIFVATIIGCITRPLPIAGVAIIGLTLTVLLGIVPMDTAVAGFGSSTVWMIAMAYFMSRGFINTGLGRRVALVFVRLFGKRTLGLAYALIGVDLVTAPATPSNTARAGGIVYPIIQSLAETFGSDPKDGTQSKIGSFLVFAEFHGDLITSTMFMTAMAPNLVAVTLAKSLHITLSWMQWFLAGIVPGLICLLVVPYLIYKMYPPEIKDTPNAKQWADDELAKMGKMSLPEKIMGGVFLLALVLWMLSSFIGLEASLVAFMAVSLLLVAGVLSVDDVLHETGAWNTLVWFSILIFMANELNKLGFIPWLSGAIGGALKGFSWGIVLAALVLFYFYSHYLFASGTAHVSAMYGALLGVAVSAGAPATFAALILGFTGSIFASTTHYANGPASVLFGSGYVTQGKWWQLNFILGLFYLVVWGGIGALWMKVIGIW
- a CDS encoding L-lactate dehydrogenase, with the translated sequence MDKKQRKVVIVGDGSVGSSFAFSLVQNCALDELVIVDLVKTHAEGDVKDLEDVAAFTNATNIHTGEYADAHDADIVVITAGVPRKPGESRLDLINRNTKILESIVKPVVASGFNGCFVISSNPVDILTSMTQRLSGFPRHRVIGTGTSLDTARLRVALAQKLNVATTAIDAAVLGEHGDSSIVNFDEIMINAQPLKTVTTVDDQFKAEIEQAVRGKGGQIISQKGATFYGVAVSLMQICRAILNDENAELIVSAALSGQYGINDLYLGSPAIINRNGLQKVIEAELSDDERARMQHFAAKMLTMMNVAS
- a CDS encoding metal ABC transporter solute-binding protein, Zn/Mn family: MKTKLIALIGVIAMVTGMAVFLNQRQQSAKATTTSAKIRVVSTNSILDDMVKNVGGQYVQNYSIVKRGTDPHEYEPRPTDIAATAEADVIFYNGLNLETGGNGWFKKLVTASKKDFDHDVFAASKGIKVKYLTTNVNEPDPHAWLDLANGIQYVKNINRTLQAKDPKHAAVYQKNTDRYVAKLTKLHESAQTKFKQIPTSQRLLVTSEGAFKYFSAAYHVPAAYIWEVNTESQGTPAQMRTALKKIEGTQVRSLFVESSVSPKSMNKLSQETGIPVASTIFTDSLAAKGKPGDTYYSMLKWNLDKIYAGLTRS
- a CDS encoding metal ABC transporter permease, translated to MQSITTFMAALGKYDFLQSALITAIMVGVMSGIIGSFIILRGMSMMGDAISHAVLPGVAVAYMLGINVLIGASVFGILAASLIGFVASRSKIKTDTSIGIVFSAFYALGFILISLAESSTNLHHILFGNILAVSDTDMMTTTVVLGLVILFVVFFYKELLITSFDPTFAKTYGLKVQLLHYALMLVLTLVTVSALQTVGIILVVAMLITPAATAFLWTERLAVMLGLSALIGVLSSVVGLYLSYTLNWASGPAIVLVAAIFFGISFIISPKQALLPTLWKGQAAARRVTA
- a CDS encoding metal ABC transporter ATP-binding protein gives rise to the protein MLKVQNLTVAYSDTPVFTDVAVNFNAGKITGIIGPNGAGKSTMIKAMLGLIKSQTGTVEYEGRALKQFQKQIAYVEQRKDLDLTFPINVFDVVLTGTYGKLGLFREPSKADRQRCQDALEQLELADLAQRQISQLSGGQLQRVFVARALVQEADIIILDEPFVGIDLQSETAIMTILHQWRDAGKMIIVVHHDLNKVSRYFDDLVILNHGIVDYGPVDAVYTPANIERTFSADLSAVLFTKEETR
- a CDS encoding triphosphoribosyl-dephospho-CoA synthase, yielding MDTKIIVNHALRALLYEVTVNPKPGLVDPLSAGPHPDMNAFMFIDSALSLAPYFNACAAAGVAYTAVDLTGLFKQIRGSGVQAEQTMFAATKGVNTHKGAVFSLGVLVTAAAYQLQHPDVDLATIVRTMLAGLTANDFNELNTKDPTTLTAGERQYLTYGIKGIRGEAEAGYPTVMQVALPALRRSRGTINQRLLDTLMAIVQATVDTNLVKRAHDPHVIDWVHDQAHRYFDLGGSRSEAGMAFLRELNQIFVDHNYSLGGSADLLILTIFIGLQTDILA
- a CDS encoding helix-turn-helix transcriptional regulator codes for the protein MIPSQHFQSTPTVQFDLLTYMIGSYHYNWHPQIELLWLLQGTVEVNVDGTRHQLHANDLILINANRGHATFALTPECIALRLHILPDFYTNQGIDLSSGAFLLNSVTTPQHRDYQTIRQILAQLYLGLHQQDWPIFDLNALYFQLTNLLHHDFFDTGITMTYPQPKTQSSLNRVIDYINQAYDRPITLNEAAKISHYSPAYLSRIFKAELGLNFYEYLTRCRLQHAIYDLENPTTRVADLALANGFQEVKSFNLMFKKHFGQTPSSYRQHLSHGQRPEYDQFKQPLTPTQTTIVQKQLKHWAQLTSTDQLSACESCMYKLHFQEYQALKQKIAQLKTLLNQ